The Benincasa hispida cultivar B227 chromosome 9, ASM972705v1, whole genome shotgun sequence genome has a segment encoding these proteins:
- the LOC120085332 gene encoding guanine nucleotide-binding protein subunit gamma 2-like produces MADEQHQSQPPSSPPPPPGAGRRESAKDEEEVNPETKSKSAVRCKNNTFFGRHRISAAITRLQNEINIINEELQQLENIGESSTVCAGFISSVESIPDPLLPETIGPADANWDQWFRGAHGSRNHRRWI; encoded by the exons ATGGCTGATGAACAGCACCAATCACAGCCACCATCctcgccgccgccgccgcctgGAGCTGGAAGAAGAGAGTCAgctaaagatgaagaagaagtcAATCCAGAAACCAAATCCAAATCTGCAGTTCGATGTAAGAACAACACCTTCTTTGGCAGACATAGAATCTCAGCAGCCATAACCAGACTCCAAAACGAAATCAATATCATCAAT GAAGAATTGCAACAGCTCGAGAACATAGGTGAATCCTCTACCGTCTGCGCGGG ATTCATCTCCAGCGTTGAATCGATTCCAGATCCTTTGCTTCCAGA AACGATCGGTCCGGCGGATGCGAACTGGGACCAGTGGTTCCGAGGAGCTCACGGTAGTCGCAACCATAGACGGTGGATCTGA